In a single window of the Magnetospirillum sp. WYHS-4 genome:
- a CDS encoding nitrate- and nitrite sensing domain-containing protein — protein MSFLANLRIGTKVSLALVLPIVGLLVFSGNTVLDKRKIAGEMDLLEDLAGFAPTISGLVHELQKERGTSAGYTGAKGAKFADRLPVQRKLTDEKLAAYDAALGRLDVATFGAGFTGKLDNAKEALAKLSAMRTDITALKLTVPQVAGYYTPTIAKLLSLVEEMAIISSDAQVTKAITAYTSYLQSKEFSGIERASGSGGFSAGKFDGPVHRLYTQVIAKQDVYMAVFNIYATQEQRDFHKNTVAGKEVTEVERLRKIALDSPFAGTTEGIEGPYWFDTITTKINLLKTVEDKIAGDLQALAGRIHGSAYAAYNTYLFVTLALLAVTFFLVFLIVRGITRPIAGMTSAMTHLASGDVSVEIEGSDRGDEIGSMARAVQVFKTNRMDMERLQREQVEAEHRAAKERQQHLLELANDLDRRVNTNVAAVLSNAEHISATAQAMGTRIDTGSSRSLTVAAAANRTAENVQTVAAAASELSSSIAEISRRVAQSSRIASEAVEEAERTNAKVQGLADAASKIGEVVALITDIADQTNLLALNATIEAARAGEAGKGFAVVASEVKNLANQTAKATEEIGAQIGAIQGATAEAVSAIRAITGTINKVSEIAAAIAAAVEQQGAATQEIARNVKDVTSDAMMVQDSIVDVTRTSASSYGSAIEVLWAADDLGPPAHALKTEVEDFLGSIRAGGAG, from the coding sequence ATGTCGTTTCTTGCAAATCTGCGGATCGGGACCAAGGTATCCTTGGCCTTGGTCCTGCCCATTGTCGGGCTCTTGGTGTTTTCCGGAAACACCGTGCTGGACAAGCGAAAAATTGCCGGAGAAATGGACCTTCTGGAAGATCTGGCCGGTTTCGCGCCGACCATCAGCGGACTGGTCCATGAACTCCAGAAGGAACGCGGCACTTCCGCCGGCTATACCGGCGCCAAGGGCGCGAAATTCGCGGACCGCCTACCGGTCCAGCGCAAGCTGACCGACGAGAAACTGGCCGCCTACGACGCCGCGCTAGGGCGCCTTGACGTGGCGACCTTCGGCGCCGGATTCACCGGCAAGTTGGACAACGCCAAGGAGGCTCTGGCCAAGTTGTCGGCCATGCGCACCGACATCACCGCTCTCAAGCTGACCGTCCCCCAGGTGGCCGGCTATTATACCCCGACCATCGCCAAGCTGCTGAGCTTGGTCGAGGAAATGGCGATCATTAGCTCGGATGCCCAGGTGACCAAGGCGATCACAGCCTACACCAGCTATTTGCAATCCAAGGAATTCTCCGGAATCGAACGCGCCTCGGGCTCCGGCGGCTTCAGCGCCGGTAAGTTCGACGGTCCCGTCCATCGGCTCTATACCCAAGTGATCGCCAAGCAAGACGTCTACATGGCGGTCTTCAACATCTACGCCACCCAGGAGCAGCGTGACTTCCACAAGAACACGGTCGCCGGCAAGGAGGTGACGGAAGTCGAACGCCTGCGCAAAATCGCCCTCGACAGCCCCTTCGCCGGCACGACGGAAGGCATCGAGGGCCCCTACTGGTTCGACACCATCACCACCAAGATCAACCTGCTGAAGACGGTCGAGGACAAGATCGCCGGCGACCTGCAGGCCCTGGCCGGGCGGATTCACGGTTCGGCCTATGCCGCTTACAACACCTACCTGTTCGTTACCCTGGCGTTGCTGGCGGTGACGTTCTTCCTGGTGTTCCTGATCGTGCGCGGCATCACGCGGCCCATCGCCGGAATGACCAGCGCCATGACCCATCTGGCCAGCGGCGACGTCTCGGTCGAGATCGAGGGTTCCGACCGCGGCGACGAGATCGGCTCCATGGCCCGGGCGGTCCAGGTGTTCAAGACCAACCGCATGGATATGGAGCGCCTGCAACGCGAGCAAGTGGAGGCCGAGCACCGGGCGGCCAAGGAGCGCCAGCAACATCTGCTGGAACTGGCGAATGACCTCGACCGCCGGGTCAATACCAACGTGGCCGCGGTGCTGAGCAACGCGGAACATATCAGCGCCACCGCCCAGGCCATGGGGACGCGTATCGATACCGGCTCCTCGCGGTCTCTGACCGTGGCCGCCGCCGCCAACCGCACTGCGGAGAACGTGCAGACGGTGGCCGCCGCGGCCTCGGAGCTAAGCAGCTCGATCGCCGAGATCAGCCGTCGGGTCGCCCAGTCCAGCCGTATCGCCTCCGAGGCGGTGGAGGAGGCCGAACGCACCAACGCCAAGGTACAGGGATTGGCCGACGCGGCTTCGAAAATCGGCGAGGTCGTGGCTCTGATCACCGACATCGCCGACCAGACCAATCTTCTGGCTCTGAACGCCACCATCGAGGCAGCCAGGGCCGGAGAAGCCGGCAAGGGATTCGCCGTGGTGGCTTCCGAGGTCAAGAATCTCGCCAATCAGACCGCCAAGGCGACCGAGGAGATCGGAGCCCAGATCGGCGCCATCCAGGGCGCGACCGCCGAAGCGGTATCGGCGATTCGTGCGATCACGGGCACGATCAACAAGGTCAGCGAAATCGCCGCGGCCATTGCGGCGGCGGTGGAACAGCAAGGTGCGGCCACCCAGGAGATCGCCCGCAACGTGAAGGACGTGACGAGCGATGCCATGATGGTGCAGGATAGCATCGTCGACGTCACCCGGACCTCGGCATCGTCCTATGGATCGGCCATCGAGGTTCTGTGGGCGGCCGACGATCTGGGGCCGCCGGCCCACGCCTTGAAGACCGAGGTCGAAGACTTCCTGGGCAGCATTCGTGCAGGTGGCGCGGGATAA
- a CDS encoding STAS domain-containing protein → MDFNVKDVGTDREVYLSGKLSFADHKKFREVVQGLKAGNLRHCTLDMTRLESIDSAGLGLLILVKDTAKDKNLSLCIRGPKGQVRKMLEISRFGDIISITE, encoded by the coding sequence ATGGACTTCAACGTCAAGGATGTCGGCACGGACCGCGAGGTCTATCTGTCCGGCAAGCTGAGCTTCGCCGACCACAAGAAGTTCCGCGAAGTGGTACAGGGATTGAAGGCGGGAAACCTGCGGCACTGCACCCTCGACATGACCCGGCTGGAGTCCATCGATTCCGCCGGCCTGGGGTTGCTGATCCTGGTCAAGGACACGGCGAAGGACAAGAACCTCTCCCTCTGCATCCGGGGTCCGAAGGGGCAAGTGCGGAAGATGCTGGAGATTTCCCGTTTCGGGGACATCATCTCGATAACCGAGTAA